The sequence TGGCCTCCTCGGTCACCGTCTCGGCGACGGCCTCGGCGGCCACGGACTCGGCGACGGTCTCCGTCCTGGGCTTGGCGGCCCGGGTCCGGGTGCGCTTCTTCGGCGCGGCCTCGGCCTCCGGCTCGCTCTCCACGGCCACGGCCACGGGGGCCTCGGCCACGGCGACCGCGGCCTCGGCGACCGCGGCCTCGGCGACGGCCTCCGCGACGCCGACCCGGGTGCGACGGCGGCGGCGCGGGGTGCGCGGGCCGTCGGTCACCGGCTCGGACCCGGCCTCGGCGGCCGGCGCGGGCACGGTCGCCGCTTCCTCGGTGAGCGTCGTGCCACCACGGGTGCGCCGGCGCTGACGCGGGGTGCGCGGAGCACGCTCCTCACGGGCGGCGGGCGCCGGGGCGGCGGACTTGCGGCCACGGCCGCCCGTCTCGCCCAGGTCCTCGATCTCCTCGGCCCCCAGACCGGCACGGGTGCGCTCGGCACGCGGCAGGACACCCTTGGTGCCGGCCGGGATGGCGAGGTCCTCGTACAGGTGCGGGGAGGTCGAGTACGTCTCGACCGGGTCCGGGAACTTCAGGTCCAGGGCCTTGTTGATCAGCTGCCAGCGCGGGATGTCGTCCCAGTCGACCAGCGTGATCGCGATGCCCTTGGCGCCCGCGCGGCCGGTCCGGCCGATGCGGTGCAGGTAGGTCTTCTCGTCCTCGGGCGACTGGTAGTTGATGACGTGGGTGACACCCTCGACATCGATACCGCGGGCGGCGACGTCGGTGCAGACCAGCACGTCGACCTTGCCGTTGCGGAAGGCCCGCAGCGCCTGCTCGCGGGCTCCCTGGCCGAGGTCGCCGTGGACGGCGCCGGAGGCGAAGCCGCGCCGCTCCAGCTGCTCGGCGATGTCCGCCGCGGTGCGCTTGGTGCGGCAGAAGATCATCGCGAGCCCGCGGCCCTCGGCCTGGAGGATGCGCGAGACCATCTCGGGCTTGTCCATCGAGTGGGCGCGGTACACGTACTGCGCCGTGTTCTTGACGGTCGTGCCCTCGTCGTCGGGCGAGGTGGCGTTGATGTGCGTCGGCTGCGACATGTAGCGGCGCGCGAGCGAGATGACCGCGCCCGGCATGGTGGCCGAGAACAGCATGGTCTGGCGCTTGGCCGGCAGCATCGTGATGATGCGCTCGACGTCGGGCAGGAAGCCCAGGTCCAGCATCTCGTCGGCCTCGTCGAGGACGAGCGCGCGGACCTTGGAGAGGTCCAGCTTGCGCTGGCCCGCGAGGTCGAGCAGCCGGCCGGGGGTGCCGACGATCACGTCGACGCCCTTCTTGAGGGCCTCGACCTGGGGCTCGTAGGCACGGCCGCCGTAGATCGCGAGGACCCGGACGTTGCGCACCTTGCCGGCGGTGAGCAGGTCGTTGGTGACCTGCTGGCACAGCTCGCGGGTGGGAACGACGATCAGGGCCTGCGGGGAGTCCGTCAGCTCCTCCGGCTTCGCGCGGCCCGCCTCGACATCGGCGAGGACGGTGACGCGCTCCAGCAGCGGGAGGCCGAAGCCGAGCGTCTTGCCGGTGCCGGTCTTGGCCTGGCCGATGACGTCGGACCCGGAGAGGGCGACGGGGAGCGTGAGCTCCTGGATGGGGAAGGGGGACGTGATGCCGACGGCCTCAAGGGCCTCGGCCGTCTCGGAAAGAATCCCGAGGTCTCGGAACGTAGTCAGGGTGCTGCCTCTTCTGTGAGACGCGGTCCGAGGCGAACGAAGGGGGTCGTACCGTGCCGGGGTTGGTCATCCGGCGGGATAAGCCGGGTGGCGCGGGACCACTGCCGTCGCTCGAGCGCTCGTGCCGCTGAGGGGGCCCCTCATCTGCGGTCGTACGTGTGCACGCACCGCGTGGAGGGCTGTCGGGTCGGAGCCGATCGGGCCACCGACCGGGCATCCTCATTCAATTTCGCGCCACGAGCAGATGCAAAGTGCTCAGTAAGCGCATTACCACTGTACCCCGGATCCGCGCATCTGTGTTGGGTGAATTCGTCGGATCGGTGTGACATGGGTCGACGGGCGGACCCTTCCGCTCCCGCTCGGGCGGGCTATTCTGCGCTGCATGGAGACGCCTGACAACGCCACTGACACCCCCGCGACGACCAGAATCGCCGACCAGGACTGGGCCACCGCGTCCGCGCAGCCGCAGTACCGGGCGGCCGTCGTCGATCTGCTGGGCGCACTCGCCTACGGGGAGCTCGCGGCCTTCGAGCGGCTCGCCGAGGACGCCAAGCTCGCGCCGACCCTGGCCGACAAGGCGGAGCTGGCGAAGATGGCGTCCGCCGAGTTCCACCACTTCGAGCGGCTCACCGAGCGGCTGACGGCCATCGAGGTCGAGCCGACCGCCGCCATGGAGCCGTTCGCACGGGCGCTCGACGACTTCCACCGCCAGACCGCCCCCTCCGACTGGCTGGAGGGCCTGGTCAAGGCGTACGTCGGCGACTCGATCGCCAGCGACTTCTACCGGGAGGTCGCGGCCCGGCTCGACTCCGGCACCCGCTCCCTGGTCCTCGCCGTGCTCGACGACACGGGGCACGGCAACTTCGCCGTCGAGAAGGTGCGCGCGGCGATCGAGGCGGAACCGAGGGTCGGCGGCCGGCTGGCGCTGTGGGCGCGGCGGCTGATGGGCGAGGCGCTCTCACAGGCTCAGCGCGTGGTCGCGGACCGTGACGCGCTGTCGACGATGCTGGTCGGCGGGGTCGCCGACGGCTTCGACCTGGCGGAGGTCGGCCGGATGTTCTCCCGGATCACCGAGGCGCACACCAAGCGCATGGCCGCCCTGGGGCTCGCGGCGTAGGGAGAGCCGGCGTCAGGCGGCGGCCGACCGGCTCAGCCGGCGGCTGCGCGGCCTGATCAGCAGCGACACCGTCACGGCGGCGATCAGTACGGCACCCACCACCGCGGCCGCCGCGTGGCCCCCGCCGAGCACCGAGTGCATGAGGGACGCGCCGAACACGGCACCGAGCGTCCCCGTGCCGAACACGGTCCGGCGGGCCGGGAGGCGGCCCGGCAGCGAGCGCAGTGCCGCCCAGGAGAGGACTGCTCCGAGCACGACGGCGCTCAACGTTTCCAGGATCACGGACGATCACCTCGCAGATACGGAACGGACGCTTCGGTCCTGGTCGTACTACCCGTGAGCGGCCGGTCACAACCCTCCCGCGCACAGGCTTCGCCCAGC is a genomic window of Streptomyces sp. NBC_00708 containing:
- a CDS encoding DEAD/DEAH box helicase; its protein translation is MTSPFPIQELTLPVALSGSDVIGQAKTGTGKTLGFGLPLLERVTVLADVEAGRAKPEELTDSPQALIVVPTRELCQQVTNDLLTAGKVRNVRVLAIYGGRAYEPQVEALKKGVDVIVGTPGRLLDLAGQRKLDLSKVRALVLDEADEMLDLGFLPDVERIITMLPAKRQTMLFSATMPGAVISLARRYMSQPTHINATSPDDEGTTVKNTAQYVYRAHSMDKPEMVSRILQAEGRGLAMIFCRTKRTAADIAEQLERRGFASGAVHGDLGQGAREQALRAFRNGKVDVLVCTDVAARGIDVEGVTHVINYQSPEDEKTYLHRIGRTGRAGAKGIAITLVDWDDIPRWQLINKALDLKFPDPVETYSTSPHLYEDLAIPAGTKGVLPRAERTRAGLGAEEIEDLGETGGRGRKSAAPAPAAREERAPRTPRQRRRTRGGTTLTEEAATVPAPAAEAGSEPVTDGPRTPRRRRRTRVGVAEAVAEAAVAEAAVAVAEAPVAVAVESEPEAEAAPKKRTRTRAAKPRTETVAESVAAEAVAETVTEEAKPRRRRARVAKPVTEDAGFQTAPVAEPEAPAVTRPRRRPRVIKPAEDEVDFQIAPISEPEPVRRRTRTAAKPKTEAVAETATDGGEAKPRRRRAPRTAAKAES
- a CDS encoding ferritin-like domain-containing protein, giving the protein METPDNATDTPATTRIADQDWATASAQPQYRAAVVDLLGALAYGELAAFERLAEDAKLAPTLADKAELAKMASAEFHHFERLTERLTAIEVEPTAAMEPFARALDDFHRQTAPSDWLEGLVKAYVGDSIASDFYREVAARLDSGTRSLVLAVLDDTGHGNFAVEKVRAAIEAEPRVGGRLALWARRLMGEALSQAQRVVADRDALSTMLVGGVADGFDLAEVGRMFSRITEAHTKRMAALGLAA